In Ardenticatenales bacterium, a single genomic region encodes these proteins:
- a CDS encoding type I polyketide synthase, giving the protein MYPSLPPENGAISEPVAIIGIGCRLPGNVNSPDAFWQFLLDKKIGIGDITPERLRTNYAFFPGALEEVTTRRGGFLENIDRFDAEFFGISPREARRMDPQQRLLLETTWEALEDAGQVPEALVGSRTGVFIGLWLSDYETHVFRDLSKLDFHMTTGSGRYAASGRLSFFLGLQGPSMTIDTACSSSLVAVHLGCQSIRNGECNLAVVGGANLILQPHISVAYSRSNMIAPDGLCKFGDAAADGYVRSEGVGVIILKRLSQAIEDNDSIYAVIGGSAVNNDGHRNGYLGTPSQAGQEALLRFVYESAGIDPHHVHYVEAHGSGTRVGDPVELGALSAVLGNGRSADKPCFVGSAKTNFGHTEGAAGITGLIKAALILKHRLIPPSLHLHNANGQVAWETGRIHLVTETRPLPAKKGQGIAGVNSFGITGTNAHAILMESPLTLGEGKSPETDDKAYLLPLSAHTSAALRETVRAFQTWLTTTENASLSDICYTASCRRMHHRKRAGFVGRNKEEISARLSAFLHEKRSATVMDDTASAVAAPKIAFVFPGQGSQWLGMGRELMIREPVFRQTLAQCEEAMRPFVTWSLQTQLVTDPESPGYLLGEIDVLQPTLLSIEIALAALWRWWGIEPNAVIGHSMGEVAAAFVAGALSLTDAMRIICRRSQLLRRVAGQGAMIVVELSLEEARELLAAESADSVCLAVNNSPQMCVLAGEPFALERIEQRLQAQDVYCRRVKVDVASHSPQMDSLIPELLVELADLQPCSGSVPIYSTTLGAVIEGDECDRTYWAKNLRQPVLFSAMTQQLIASGHTIFIEMSPHPILLPAVQQGLQYANQAGTTLSSLRRDEPEQVNLLTSLERVFALAYPVRWASFYARPGNFVRLPLYPWQRESYWVTTQSPAESNHTPRASGITSLPDTYTLTAEGNHLWQGTLSLAHFSYLRDHRVQELTIVPASFYLDTIFAAATQILPKTDFQLAQVVFQEALTLDDAQTHVIQLTITPDTPGTFTFRLYSRPHTSTQTKSWSLHTYGTIQEIEPEARSRGNNPPQPFAALSQPSSAADVVSGSTHYTSMRQRGLHYGPHFQGVIEWWAGESEDVIGKLRPVALPSAGNNGQKLHPALLDACFQLLFATLPRHDDKTRLYLPKHLNSLRIYAQPEDGEVLYAQAKGHSLTPDGITGDVLLVDGAGQLLAAAYGLHLQHIPRPKTPILPNWFYKVQWQRQPHAARNGLVLTTSTNWLIFADTTGLARQLVDRLREAGATCIVVWPGADDQQLSAGEYQFNPLSVASWQQGIGTIFAETEQIDHIVYLWGLTSSFSDETTADNLMAARMACVGIAYLIRAMRKTPRYPSPRLWLITRGSQAAGETPDVVAADQAALWGLGAGVINERPELRCTRIDLSQQPFAGETEALLAELQYDAPVEQIALRIDGRYVARLARYVPEIETPVTPLDQTNGVGSLPDQAYRLKINQPGILDQLSLEAATRTAPGPDQVEIAVQTAGLNFMDVMKAMAIYPAVDPRMPAFLGGECSGIITAIGEEVVGLHVGDEVLALAPDFDTTSLLASHVIVPAALVVPKPSHLTHEQAATIPITFLTAYYALYYLGRLQTEERVLIHAASGGVGLAAVQLAQLVGAEVLATAGSAEKRAYLQTLGIQKVMDSRTLDFAREVMTHTDGKGVDVVLNSLTGEAMEQSLSVLGSYGRFLEIGKQDIYQNKPLAMRPFKNNLSFFAIDLARLIKEKRSFVMERLREIMSLFAAGKLTPLPCKTFAITEAENALRHMAQGKHIGKIVITIPAQSVTVTGTKRPATRIQPDGSYLITGGLGGLGLKTARWLATQGAGTIILMSRGQPSSDKQKSIDELVCAGINVVTVAADVSQADEVASVLRQIEETSPPLRGIIHAAGILDDALLHQLDQAQFERVFAPKIKGAWNLHTLTRHKPLDFFVLFSSSATILGLPGQGNYLAANAFLDALAHYRHAQGLPATSINWGVWAEVGLAAMDEAQSQLLTLRGLGALTPAQGIAAFDWLMKRQHETQISVMAFDCRQWAVSMPEATTLPFFHELMPELTHDPREQDNKSMRELLTNQPQQARNATLEAYLRDQVGQVLHLPTETISANQSFKGLGIDSLMALELKNRLEKNLQMQLSTTLIFNYPTIHSLAAHLSGKFMADEHAPPPKTLSVQATLPAHSPASPADVSTDSLDQLSDSELEALLAEEIAALDDLLKSV; this is encoded by the coding sequence ATGTATCCATCTCTTCCCCCTGAGAACGGCGCTATATCCGAACCAGTTGCCATTATTGGCATTGGTTGTCGTTTACCGGGCAATGTCAATTCGCCAGACGCTTTCTGGCAATTCCTACTAGACAAAAAAATTGGCATTGGAGATATCACGCCGGAACGGCTGCGCACGAACTATGCGTTTTTTCCGGGCGCGTTGGAAGAAGTGACGACTCGTCGGGGGGGCTTCCTAGAAAATATCGATCGGTTTGACGCGGAATTTTTCGGTATTTCCCCACGCGAGGCCCGGCGCATGGACCCGCAACAGCGGTTGCTCTTGGAAACAACCTGGGAAGCGCTGGAGGATGCCGGGCAGGTTCCTGAAGCATTAGTCGGCAGTCGTACAGGTGTCTTCATCGGTTTGTGGCTCAGCGATTATGAAACGCATGTGTTTCGCGATCTGAGCAAACTCGATTTTCATATGACGACAGGGAGCGGTCGCTATGCCGCATCCGGGCGGCTTTCCTTCTTCCTGGGGTTGCAGGGGCCAAGTATGACGATTGATACGGCCTGTTCTTCGTCTCTGGTCGCGGTGCATCTTGGTTGTCAAAGTATAAGAAATGGGGAGTGCAATCTGGCCGTTGTGGGTGGCGCCAACCTTATTCTGCAACCTCACATCAGTGTTGCATATTCTCGCTCGAACATGATTGCGCCTGATGGGTTGTGCAAATTTGGCGATGCGGCGGCTGATGGTTACGTGCGCAGCGAAGGCGTGGGGGTGATCATCCTCAAACGGCTTTCTCAGGCTATCGAAGATAATGACTCAATTTACGCTGTGATTGGCGGCAGCGCTGTTAACAATGATGGTCACCGAAATGGCTATTTGGGCACGCCAAGCCAGGCCGGGCAGGAGGCGTTACTGCGTTTTGTTTATGAAAGTGCCGGCATTGATCCCCACCACGTCCATTACGTCGAAGCGCACGGCAGCGGTACGCGGGTCGGGGATCCTGTCGAATTAGGCGCCCTGTCCGCTGTTCTTGGCAATGGGCGTTCCGCGGACAAGCCCTGCTTTGTCGGTTCCGCCAAAACGAATTTTGGACACACTGAAGGCGCGGCAGGAATTACCGGCTTGATCAAAGCCGCGCTGATTCTAAAGCATCGCCTGATCCCGCCCAGCCTCCATTTACACAACGCCAACGGGCAAGTAGCCTGGGAAACAGGGAGGATACATCTCGTCACCGAAACCAGGCCCTTACCGGCAAAGAAAGGACAAGGCATTGCTGGCGTCAATTCGTTTGGTATTACAGGCACGAATGCGCACGCCATCCTGATGGAAAGCCCTCTGACTTTGGGAGAAGGCAAATCACCCGAAACTGACGACAAAGCTTACTTGCTTCCCTTGTCCGCGCATACGTCCGCTGCCCTGAGAGAAACGGTACGCGCCTTCCAGACGTGGCTGACGACAACAGAAAATGCTTCTTTGTCTGACATCTGTTACACCGCCAGTTGTCGCCGCATGCACCATAGAAAACGGGCGGGCTTTGTGGGCCGAAACAAAGAAGAAATATCGGCGCGGTTGAGCGCATTTCTGCATGAAAAGCGGTCTGCAACGGTCATGGATGACACAGCGTCTGCTGTTGCCGCGCCCAAAATCGCCTTTGTGTTTCCAGGGCAAGGCTCACAGTGGTTGGGAATGGGGCGGGAATTGATGATTCGCGAACCCGTCTTTCGGCAAACGTTGGCCCAATGCGAAGAAGCGATGCGACCGTTTGTAACCTGGTCATTGCAAACGCAACTTGTAACGGATCCCGAATCTCCTGGCTACCTTCTTGGCGAGATTGATGTGTTACAACCTACATTGTTGTCCATCGAAATTGCCCTGGCGGCACTTTGGCGTTGGTGGGGGATTGAACCCAATGCCGTGATTGGACATAGCATGGGAGAAGTCGCGGCTGCTTTTGTGGCTGGCGCTTTGAGTTTGACGGATGCCATGAGGATTATTTGCCGGCGCAGTCAACTGCTGCGTCGCGTGGCCGGGCAAGGGGCCATGATCGTTGTGGAATTGTCTCTGGAAGAAGCACGAGAATTGTTAGCGGCGGAAAGTGCCGATTCCGTTTGTTTGGCCGTTAATAACAGTCCACAAATGTGCGTACTCGCTGGAGAACCGTTCGCCCTTGAGCGTATTGAGCAAAGATTGCAGGCTCAGGATGTGTATTGTCGGCGCGTAAAGGTTGACGTTGCTTCGCACAGTCCACAAATGGACTCTTTGATTCCGGAATTGCTGGTTGAATTGGCCGACCTCCAACCTTGTTCGGGGTCTGTTCCCATTTACTCTACCACGCTAGGGGCGGTCATTGAGGGCGACGAATGTGACAGGACATATTGGGCGAAGAATCTGCGCCAGCCTGTGCTTTTCTCCGCCATGACGCAGCAACTGATAGCAAGTGGTCACACTATTTTTATTGAGATGAGTCCGCATCCCATTTTGTTGCCCGCCGTGCAACAGGGGCTGCAATATGCAAACCAGGCGGGAACTACGCTCTCGTCGCTACGGCGAGATGAACCAGAACAGGTCAATTTGCTGACATCATTAGAACGTGTTTTTGCCCTGGCGTATCCGGTGCGATGGGCGTCATTTTATGCACGGCCCGGGAACTTTGTACGGCTGCCCTTGTATCCCTGGCAGCGTGAATCTTATTGGGTCACGACTCAAAGCCCGGCTGAATCAAACCATACACCACGCGCCTCCGGTATCACCTCGCTGCCGGACACGTATACCCTCACCGCTGAGGGCAATCATCTCTGGCAAGGAACGTTATCCTTAGCTCACTTTTCTTATCTGCGCGATCATCGGGTGCAAGAGTTGACCATTGTGCCGGCATCTTTCTATCTGGACACCATTTTTGCCGCCGCCACCCAAATCCTCCCCAAAACAGATTTTCAATTGGCACAGGTTGTTTTTCAAGAAGCGCTCACTCTGGATGATGCACAAACACATGTCATACAGCTTACAATCACCCCCGACACACCAGGTACATTTACTTTTCGCCTTTACAGTCGGCCGCACACATCTACCCAGACAAAATCCTGGTCACTACATACTTATGGAACTATTCAAGAAATAGAGCCAGAAGCACGTTCCCGTGGAAACAACCCACCTCAACCGTTCGCCGCCCTCTCTCAGCCCTCCTCCGCCGCGGACGTCGTCTCCGGCTCCACGCACTACACTTCCATGCGTCAACGCGGACTGCATTATGGCCCGCATTTCCAGGGTGTCATTGAATGGTGGGCCGGAGAATCAGAGGACGTCATCGGCAAATTGCGGCCTGTGGCGTTGCCTTCAGCGGGCAACAACGGGCAAAAGCTGCATCCTGCCTTGTTGGATGCCTGTTTCCAACTCCTATTCGCTACTTTGCCCAGGCACGACGACAAGACACGCCTCTACCTGCCAAAACATCTGAACAGTTTGCGGATATACGCTCAGCCAGAGGATGGTGAGGTCCTTTATGCCCAGGCAAAAGGCCATTCCCTAACGCCAGACGGCATTACAGGGGATGTGCTGCTAGTAGATGGGGCCGGCCAGCTATTGGCAGCCGCCTACGGGCTGCATTTGCAGCATATTCCCCGGCCGAAAACCCCTATCCTACCCAACTGGTTCTATAAGGTTCAATGGCAGCGGCAACCGCACGCTGCCCGCAACGGACTTGTTCTAACAACATCAACCAACTGGCTGATCTTTGCCGATACGACTGGCCTGGCTCGTCAATTGGTGGATCGCCTGCGGGAAGCCGGGGCAACTTGCATCGTTGTCTGGCCCGGCGCGGATGACCAACAGCTTTCTGCCGGCGAATACCAGTTCAATCCGCTTTCGGTCGCGTCATGGCAGCAAGGAATCGGTACGATCTTCGCGGAGACAGAACAGATTGATCATATTGTTTACCTGTGGGGTTTAACATCCTCGTTTTCTGACGAGACAACGGCCGACAATTTGATGGCAGCGCGGATGGCGTGCGTGGGCATTGCCTATCTGATCCGGGCGATGCGCAAAACGCCGCGATATCCTTCTCCCCGATTGTGGCTAATTACCCGCGGGTCACAGGCAGCAGGCGAAACACCTGATGTCGTCGCGGCCGACCAGGCAGCCCTGTGGGGACTGGGAGCAGGCGTTATCAACGAACGACCCGAACTGCGCTGCACCCGTATTGACTTGAGCCAACAGCCATTTGCCGGGGAAACCGAGGCCTTGCTGGCTGAGTTACAGTATGATGCCCCTGTGGAGCAGATCGCGTTGCGGATTGATGGACGGTATGTGGCCAGATTGGCGCGCTATGTACCCGAAATAGAAACGCCCGTCACGCCGCTCGATCAAACAAATGGGGTCGGGAGTCTCCCTGATCAGGCTTATCGTCTTAAAATCAACCAACCTGGAATCCTGGACCAATTGAGCTTGGAAGCCGCGACGCGAACGGCTCCAGGGCCAGACCAGGTAGAGATAGCCGTTCAAACAGCCGGGTTGAATTTCATGGATGTTATGAAGGCGATGGCTATTTACCCGGCCGTTGATCCGCGAATGCCGGCATTCCTAGGCGGTGAGTGCAGCGGGATAATCACGGCTATCGGGGAAGAAGTGGTTGGTTTGCATGTCGGAGACGAGGTATTGGCACTTGCCCCAGACTTCGACACCACCAGCCTGCTGGCCTCGCACGTCATTGTCCCGGCTGCACTGGTAGTGCCCAAACCATCTCATCTGACGCACGAACAGGCAGCCACTATTCCCATCACGTTTCTGACAGCCTATTACGCTCTGTATTACCTGGGACGTTTGCAAACGGAAGAGCGGGTATTGATTCACGCTGCTTCTGGCGGCGTAGGGCTGGCGGCAGTGCAGCTAGCCCAATTGGTCGGCGCTGAAGTTTTAGCCACCGCCGGCTCGGCGGAAAAACGCGCCTATCTGCAAACGCTGGGCATCCAAAAGGTAATGGACTCTCGCACATTGGATTTTGCGCGTGAGGTAATGACGCATACGGATGGAAAGGGCGTTGATGTCGTCTTGAACTCCCTTACCGGGGAAGCAATGGAGCAAAGTCTGTCCGTTTTAGGGTCATATGGCCGCTTCCTGGAGATTGGTAAACAGGACATCTATCAAAACAAGCCCCTGGCTATGCGTCCTTTCAAGAACAACCTGTCATTTTTCGCTATTGACCTGGCTCGTCTTATCAAGGAAAAGCGTTCTTTCGTCATGGAACGCCTGCGAGAGATAATGTCCTTGTTTGCGGCGGGGAAGCTCACGCCCCTCCCCTGCAAAACCTTTGCCATAACCGAAGCGGAGAACGCCTTGCGGCATATGGCCCAGGGCAAACACATCGGCAAGATTGTGATAACGATTCCCGCCCAATCAGTCACAGTGACCGGCACGAAAAGACCCGCGACACGTATCCAACCTGATGGTAGTTACCTGATTACCGGCGGGTTGGGCGGATTGGGATTAAAAACCGCCCGATGGTTAGCGACGCAAGGAGCGGGCACGATCATTTTAATGAGCCGCGGCCAACCCTCAAGCGATAAGCAAAAGAGCATAGATGAATTGGTTTGTGCCGGCATAAACGTTGTCACAGTAGCCGCGGATGTTTCCCAGGCTGACGAAGTGGCCTCCGTCCTTCGACAAATCGAAGAGACATCACCACCCTTGCGCGGCATTATCCACGCTGCCGGCATCCTGGATGATGCCCTTCTGCACCAGCTTGACCAGGCGCAATTTGAACGTGTATTCGCGCCGAAGATAAAAGGCGCCTGGAATCTACACACGCTCACACGCCACAAACCCCTGGACTTCTTCGTCCTATTTTCCTCCTCCGCCACCATTCTCGGCTTACCCGGACAGGGCAACTATCTGGCTGCCAACGCTTTTTTGGACGCCCTGGCGCACTACCGCCACGCGCAAGGGCTGCCCGCCACAAGCATCAATTGGGGCGTATGGGCAGAAGTTGGCCTGGCCGCGATGGACGAGGCCCAGAGCCAGCTTTTGACATTGCGTGGCTTGGGCGCATTAACACCCGCGCAAGGGATAGCCGCCTTCGATTGGCTAATGAAACGGCAACACGAAACGCAAATAAGCGTGATGGCTTTTGACTGCCGGCAGTGGGCCGTGTCCATGCCAGAAGCTACCACATTGCCATTCTTCCATGAGCTAATGCCAGAGCTGACCCATGATCCCCGCGAACAAGACAACAAATCAATGCGGGAACTATTGACAAACCAACCCCAGCAGGCCAGAAACGCCACCCTGGAAGCCTACCTGCGCGATCAAGTCGGTCAGGTACTGCATCTACCCACAGAAACCATATCGGCCAACCAATCCTTCAAAGGATTGGGAATTGACTCCCTAATGGCTCTGGAGCTGAAAAATCGCCTGGAGAAAAACCTGCAAATGCAGTTGTCAACAACCCTTATCTTCAACTATCCCACTATCCATTCATTGGCCGCGCATTTGTCAGGAAAATTCATGGCCGACGAGCACGCACCGCCCCCTAAAACCCTGTCTGTCCAAGCAACCCTCCCAGCCCATTCACCAGCCTCTCCCGCGGACGTTTCTACGGACTCCCTCGACCAGTTATCAGATAGCGAACTGGAAGCCCTGCTGGCGGAAGAGATAGCGGCGCTGGACGATCTATTGAAGAGTGTGTAG
- a CDS encoding ABC transporter permease — MQTKVMSERAATIRADVKSPTTVSAWVVLRETIIKDLRTAVRYRAGLVGGVIELLVRMVFFVFFANVITFEASQIGREMTTTDVFVFFQASLILWIFRGIAVSGPLEAVYRDLYYGTLEFLYTNPSSRYAYYVGSVLSQVLIAQIVFLPLYVILIVVSGAQPINMLMVLVVCLAVFLTLTAMGVMIAGLGLLWRNIDSVAGLTNLAFEFLAGAFFPITVFPKVLQYIAYLLPFTWGYDLVRYYSFNGDWVTILPVWQEWTILIVYAVIFLALSYFFLRKVERMAKRQGLNII, encoded by the coding sequence GTGCAAACAAAAGTGATGAGCGAGCGGGCAGCAACTATACGGGCCGATGTGAAATCCCCAACAACTGTTTCCGCATGGGTTGTGCTGCGAGAAACCATTATTAAAGATCTGCGAACAGCAGTGCGTTACCGGGCTGGTCTGGTAGGCGGCGTGATTGAGCTGCTGGTCAGAATGGTATTCTTCGTGTTTTTTGCCAATGTCATTACGTTTGAGGCAAGCCAGATTGGCCGGGAAATGACGACAACTGATGTCTTTGTGTTTTTCCAGGCATCTCTGATCTTGTGGATTTTTCGCGGTATTGCTGTTTCCGGCCCATTGGAAGCTGTGTACCGCGATTTATATTATGGAACGCTAGAATTCCTTTATACCAACCCCAGCTCCCGGTACGCCTATTATGTAGGTTCCGTACTGAGCCAGGTGTTAATTGCGCAGATTGTCTTTCTTCCCTTGTACGTGATTTTGATTGTCGTGTCGGGGGCGCAACCAATCAATATGTTAATGGTCCTCGTCGTATGCCTGGCTGTATTCCTAACACTCACGGCCATGGGGGTGATGATCGCCGGGTTGGGACTATTGTGGCGCAATATCGACTCGGTAGCCGGGCTAACGAACCTGGCTTTTGAGTTCCTGGCGGGGGCCTTCTTCCCGATTACTGTATTCCCTAAAGTGCTGCAATATATCGCTTACTTGCTGCCTTTTACATGGGGCTATGATTTGGTTCGCTACTACAGCTTTAATGGGGATTGGGTCACTATCCTTCCTGTATGGCAGGAATGGACCATCTTGATCGTGTACGCCGTCATTTTCCTGGCCTTATCCTACTTCTTCCTACGGAAGGTGGAACGCATGGCCAAGAGGCAGGGTCTGAATATCATTTAG
- a CDS encoding ABC transporter ATP-binding protein, giving the protein MQIQVSARNVRKTYGKTEALKNATLDIYKGEILALLGPNGAGKTTLIKILATLIAKDSGQVEVLGLDLDKHERDIRYLFGYVGQDSERSAYARLTAIENLRFFGFLRGLSRTRIENQIEKLATDLDFQPNLNKQFMHLSGGQKQAVVIMRALLHDPPVVYLDEPTKGLDPIIAKKTRAFLKQYAHEEGKTLLLTTHILSEVEQLADRVALINTGEIEIVASPQSLKAAVGAREFVEVQGDALPQSTIDKILASESVLFSMTHESNWVSFGVTDLLSGTEAIINVLKQDDVYAMLRQRTVSLEDAFLHHIGRLEDSFDR; this is encoded by the coding sequence ATGCAAATTCAAGTTTCGGCACGAAATGTTCGAAAAACATATGGGAAAACAGAAGCCCTGAAAAATGCGACCCTGGATATATACAAGGGAGAGATTCTGGCATTGCTAGGGCCTAATGGGGCGGGGAAAACCACCCTTATCAAGATATTGGCAACATTGATCGCCAAGGACAGTGGGCAGGTAGAGGTCCTTGGCCTCGATCTTGACAAGCACGAAAGGGATATACGGTATCTTTTCGGATATGTCGGACAAGATTCTGAACGTTCTGCCTATGCCCGCTTAACGGCAATAGAGAACTTGCGCTTTTTTGGTTTTCTGCGTGGTTTGAGCAGAACAAGAATCGAGAACCAAATCGAGAAATTGGCAACCGATCTTGATTTTCAGCCCAACTTGAACAAACAGTTCATGCACCTTTCGGGAGGGCAGAAGCAAGCCGTCGTCATTATGCGCGCGCTGCTGCATGATCCACCCGTTGTTTATCTGGACGAACCGACGAAGGGGCTGGACCCTATCATCGCCAAAAAGACGCGCGCCTTCCTCAAACAATACGCCCACGAGGAAGGCAAAACGCTGCTATTAACGACTCACATCCTTTCCGAAGTAGAGCAACTGGCAGATCGTGTCGCGCTTATCAATACCGGCGAGATCGAGATTGTGGCCTCTCCACAAAGTCTGAAAGCGGCTGTAGGAGCAAGAGAGTTTGTAGAAGTCCAAGGGGACGCTTTACCCCAGTCTACCATAGACAAGATCTTAGCATCGGAAAGTGTACTGTTCAGTATGACCCATGAGTCCAATTGGGTTTCTTTTGGGGTCACTGACTTGCTAAGTGGGACGGAGGCTATCATTAACGTGCTGAAACAAGATGACGTGTACGCCATGCTTCGCCAACGAACTGTATCTCTAGAGGACGCCTTCTTGCACCATATTGGCAGGCTTGAAGACAGTTTTGATCGGTAG
- a CDS encoding aminoglycoside 3'-phosphotransferase — protein MTLPRDLSLPADLSARVADCAWQMATMSWSGARVFRLRRPDNVIWYLKVAAGWLAGELQHEAAVMRWLAGKLPAPRCLYFARQEEDAYLLMTALAGADVTHFNDQSDAAKETAVRLLASGLRQLHSVPVADCPFDQRLAMKMPAAQSRLLAGLVDESDFDVEMPASHAYQELLRTRPPDEDLVFTHGDYCLPNIMVWDEQVSGFIDLGRAGIADRYQDLALCTRSLGHNFGPGWDTRFLTHYGLPEPDAAKVAFYRLLDEFF, from the coding sequence ATGACGCTCCCGCGCGACCTCTCCCTGCCCGCCGACCTGAGCGCCCGCGTCGCCGACTGCGCCTGGCAAATGGCCACCATGAGTTGGTCGGGCGCGCGGGTCTTTCGCCTGCGCCGACCGGATAACGTCATCTGGTATTTGAAGGTGGCAGCCGGTTGGTTGGCCGGTGAACTGCAACACGAAGCCGCGGTGATGAGGTGGCTGGCGGGAAAACTGCCCGCGCCACGTTGTCTCTACTTCGCGCGGCAAGAAGAAGACGCCTACTTGCTGATGACGGCGCTGGCGGGCGCGGATGTCACGCATTTTAATGACCAGTCCGATGCGGCGAAAGAAACGGCGGTGCGTTTGCTGGCGTCCGGGTTGCGCCAATTGCACAGCGTGCCTGTCGCCGATTGCCCTTTTGATCAACGTCTGGCGATGAAGATGCCGGCAGCCCAAAGCCGATTGCTGGCGGGTCTGGTGGATGAATCGGATTTTGACGTGGAAATGCCGGCATCTCACGCCTACCAGGAACTCCTACGCACACGCCCCCCGGATGAAGACCTCGTCTTCACGCATGGCGATTACTGCCTGCCAAACATCATGGTTTGGGATGAACAGGTCTCCGGTTTCATCGACCTGGGGCGGGCGGGCATCGCCGACCGCTACCAGGACCTGGCGCTCTGTACCCGCAGCCTGGGACACAACTTTGGTCCCGGCTGGGATACCCGTTTTCTTACGCACTATGGCCTGCCCGAACCGGATGCGGCCAAAGTCGCTTTCTACCGCCTGCTGGACGAGTTCTTTTAA
- a CDS encoding SWIM zinc finger domain-containing protein: MTTQTELTERDIMALASDASFTRGMKYYRDELVSHVVRRGNFVTARVAGSGYEPYDVAITLDESGIADSSCTCPYDWGGICKHIVAVLLTLINDKKEVVEKPALETLLANLTADDLRRVLLGAAAQGVGILAAIEQEIGWLKAMPASATPITSASIDLNAIHREIRADFRQSSARDAHYGRYYDEYDGLEMNPDLILDPYLTKVRALLDVEDVAAAAAMITTIVDAYINEVTNLDEHIYDYNIDIFDEATLMLGEALAEVLLSHDLSPAEIKAWSKKVAAWEEDLLLEIATTALEQGWTYPPLVAAMQGHITERGAWEGEAPDFANELAQARLRILARQGRTAAYINLAEAEGETQMAILMRLQVGDYATAVADAKAYLALPRDAHAVATVLVEKGKIAEALEVAAQGLALEAREGKVELARWTRDQATATRQRDLALQAAQAAFTASLTFDDYTATQAIAGDEWSAIRPAMLQAVRGGWDTTSKVDVYLHENMLREAMELFDKVNYGSDQALMRVVDAVSATYPDWCIRQYQKRGEVIMDAGKAQAYYNAAIWLRRARDIYQQHNRLPEWQQYLNHILSKHGRKYKLVPLLRDLR, from the coding sequence ATGACCACACAGACTGAGTTGACCGAGAGAGATATTATGGCCCTGGCCAGCGACGCATCCTTTACCAGAGGGATGAAATACTACAGAGACGAGCTGGTTTCGCATGTGGTGCGACGCGGAAATTTTGTCACCGCGCGCGTGGCGGGAAGCGGGTATGAACCGTATGACGTGGCGATCACGTTGGATGAATCGGGTATCGCGGATTCGTCCTGTACCTGTCCTTATGATTGGGGCGGCATCTGCAAGCATATCGTAGCCGTCTTGCTGACGCTGATTAACGACAAGAAAGAGGTAGTGGAGAAGCCGGCGCTGGAAACGCTGCTGGCGAATCTGACGGCGGACGATCTGCGGCGGGTGCTGCTGGGGGCGGCGGCGCAGGGCGTGGGGATTCTGGCGGCGATTGAACAAGAGATTGGGTGGTTGAAGGCAATGCCGGCATCCGCCACCCCCATCACGTCTGCTTCCATCGACCTCAACGCCATCCACCGCGAAATCCGCGCCGATTTCCGCCAATCATCCGCGCGGGATGCGCACTATGGCAGATATTACGACGAATACGACGGCCTGGAGATGAACCCCGACCTCATTCTCGACCCCTATCTGACAAAGGTGAGGGCCTTGCTGGATGTGGAAGATGTCGCCGCCGCCGCGGCCATGATCACAACCATCGTCGATGCATACATCAATGAAGTAACTAACCTGGATGAGCATATCTACGATTACAACATCGACATTTTTGACGAGGCCACGCTGATGCTGGGCGAGGCTCTCGCCGAGGTCTTGCTCAGCCACGACCTATCGCCGGCGGAGATCAAAGCCTGGAGCAAGAAGGTAGCTGCCTGGGAGGAAGACTTGCTGCTGGAGATAGCCACGACGGCGCTGGAGCAGGGCTGGACCTATCCGCCGCTGGTGGCGGCCATGCAGGGCCATATCACGGAACGGGGAGCCTGGGAAGGAGAAGCCCCTGATTTCGCGAATGAGTTGGCGCAGGCGCGCCTGCGCATTCTGGCACGGCAAGGGAGAACGGCGGCGTACATCAATCTGGCGGAAGCGGAAGGAGAGACGCAGATGGCTATCCTGATGCGCCTGCAAGTGGGCGATTATGCGACGGCGGTCGCCGATGCCAAAGCCTATCTGGCACTACCGCGAGACGCGCACGCCGTCGCCACCGTTCTCGTGGAAAAAGGCAAAATCGCGGAGGCGCTGGAGGTTGCCGCGCAAGGGCTAGCGTTGGAAGCCCGGGAGGGAAAGGTCGAACTGGCGCGCTGGACCCGCGACCAGGCTACGGCAACACGGCAGCGAGATCTGGCCCTACAGGCGGCGCAGGCGGCTTTTACGGCAAGCCTTACTTTCGACGATTACACCGCGACGCAGGCGATTGCCGGGGATGAATGGTCGGCGATCCGGCCCGCCATGCTGCAAGCTGTGCGGGGTGGTTGGGACACAACGAGCAAGGTAGACGTCTATCTGCACGAGAATATGCTGCGAGAGGCCATGGAACTGTTCGACAAAGTGAATTATGGCAGCGACCAGGCCCTCATGCGGGTGGTTGACGCCGTCTCGGCCACGTACCCGGACTGGTGTATACGGCAGTATCAGAAAAGGGGAGAGGTGATTATGGATGCCGGCAAAGCACAAGCCTACTACAATGCCGCTATCTGGCTGCGCCGCGCCCGCGACATTTATCAACAGCACAATCGTTTGCCCGAATGGCAACAGTACCTCAACCACATTCTGAGTAAACATGGCCGCAAATACAAGCTGGTTCCCTTGCTGCGCGACCTCCGCTAA